From one Flavobacterium kingsejongi genomic stretch:
- a CDS encoding tetratricopeptide repeat protein yields MKGKYLITASAIMISFGSFAQKDELKAVEKALKSNNAVEAKTNIEKAESLIANADDSQKAQFYYLKGNTYYELAKKKNAETSKNYSTAVQAYSDLIAVESKSGKQKFSKLAEVSLLQMKSEIQNSAIADYEAKRYKDAAIKLNEVYQLDKKDTLSLFNAALSAVTAEDLDLALGYLNELKRLNYTGRGNLYTAVSKLNDQPEGFANAKDMNDAVKRGTHTTPKITKLESKKGEIFKYISLILAKNGDVEGAKKAVSDARKANPNDDSLLETEANLYLQTNDIAKYEELIKEVVAKKPNDPILFYNLGVVTAQAGKTADAEKFYKKSIELDPKNVNTYLNLAILKFSNDKAIVDEMNKLGTTPKDNKRYEELKKKKDGMYKDALPYLEKAHELAPDNTDVSQTLMNVYNALDMTDKYQAMKAKAKK; encoded by the coding sequence ATGAAAGGTAAATATTTAATCACTGCATCGGCGATTATGATATCATTCGGTTCATTTGCACAGAAAGATGAACTCAAAGCGGTAGAAAAAGCATTAAAATCAAATAATGCTGTAGAAGCTAAAACGAATATTGAAAAGGCAGAGTCTTTGATAGCCAATGCTGACGATTCCCAAAAAGCGCAGTTCTATTATTTAAAAGGTAATACTTATTATGAACTTGCTAAAAAGAAAAATGCTGAGACTAGTAAAAATTACAGCACTGCAGTTCAGGCTTATTCTGATTTAATAGCTGTTGAAAGTAAATCTGGAAAGCAAAAATTTAGTAAACTGGCAGAAGTTTCATTGTTACAAATGAAAAGCGAAATTCAAAATAGTGCTATAGCCGATTATGAAGCTAAAAGGTACAAGGATGCTGCAATAAAATTAAATGAGGTGTATCAGCTGGATAAAAAAGATACTTTAAGTCTTTTCAATGCTGCATTGAGTGCTGTTACTGCAGAAGATCTTGATTTAGCTTTAGGATATCTTAATGAGTTAAAAAGATTAAATTATACTGGTCGTGGAAATTTGTATACTGCTGTTAGTAAATTAAATGATCAGCCGGAAGGTTTTGCGAATGCAAAAGACATGAATGATGCTGTTAAAAGAGGAACGCATACAACACCAAAAATAACAAAACTTGAATCTAAAAAAGGAGAGATATTTAAATATATTTCTTTGATTTTAGCTAAAAATGGTGATGTTGAAGGGGCTAAAAAAGCAGTCTCTGATGCTAGAAAAGCCAATCCTAATGATGATAGTTTATTAGAAACAGAGGCCAATTTATACTTGCAAACTAACGATATCGCTAAGTACGAAGAGTTGATTAAAGAGGTTGTGGCTAAGAAACCCAATGACCCTATTTTATTTTATAACTTGGGAGTAGTAACGGCTCAGGCAGGTAAAACTGCTGATGCTGAAAAATTCTACAAGAAATCAATAGAATTAGATCCTAAAAACGTAAATACATATTTGAATCTTGCCATTTTGAAGTTCTCTAACGATAAAGCGATTGTAGATGAAATGAATAAATTAGGTACTACGCCAAAAGACAACAAGCGTTACGAAGAGCTTAAGAAAAAGAAAGACGGTATGTATAAAGATGCATTACCTTATTTAGAAAAAGCACATGAATTGGCACCTGATAATACTGATGTATCACAAACGCTTATGAATGTATACAATGCTTTGGACATGACTGATAAATATCAGGCAATGAAAGCGAAAGCAAAAAAATAA
- a CDS encoding MFS transporter: MKQGKPSFRDRFLEKNPALKINEFLYFLTIRFGLIFALNLQSTTIYYWVYHVTNDKLSLGFVGLAEVIPAVCCSLFSGHIVDLNEKRKMVLFCIVGYLFLGTGLFILTTSFITSHLGTSLTIYWIYFFVFLGGILRSFLGPSMFSLFGLVVPRKNYANATSWSSMTWQIGAVIGPLVAGFIIAWKGIEAGMFLVIVIEVLLLIPILFISTKPVVKKEKEPILDSLSEGLKFVLKTPALLGAQLLDMFSVLFGGAVALLPVYQKEILHVNEMGFGILRSAPGLGALLTFGLLAFLPLQTNPGKKLFMAVTGFALSIIVFGLSKNFYLSFFMLLLSGMFDAVSVVIRSTILQLVTPDEMRGRVAAVNTMFVSSSNELGDFESGVMAHYLGTVRAVVAGGCLTLGVIAITFFKAPQLRKFKFEEEGKEV, encoded by the coding sequence ATGAAACAAGGTAAGCCTTCCTTTCGAGATCGTTTTTTAGAAAAGAACCCTGCATTAAAAATAAATGAATTTCTTTACTTTCTTACCATTCGGTTTGGATTGATTTTCGCACTGAATTTACAATCGACAACAATTTACTATTGGGTATACCATGTTACCAATGATAAGTTGTCATTGGGATTTGTTGGTTTGGCAGAAGTAATTCCTGCCGTATGCTGTTCCCTTTTTTCAGGACATATCGTAGATCTGAATGAAAAACGTAAAATGGTGCTCTTCTGTATTGTGGGTTATCTTTTTTTGGGCACTGGGCTTTTTATATTAACTACTTCTTTTATCACATCGCATCTCGGTACCTCATTGACGATATACTGGATTTATTTCTTTGTCTTTTTGGGTGGAATTTTACGCTCCTTTTTAGGGCCTTCAATGTTTTCACTCTTTGGCCTTGTCGTCCCACGAAAAAATTATGCCAATGCAACGAGCTGGAGTAGTATGACCTGGCAGATAGGAGCAGTTATCGGTCCGCTTGTTGCTGGTTTTATTATTGCCTGGAAAGGTATAGAGGCAGGGATGTTTCTGGTGATAGTCATCGAAGTCTTACTACTGATCCCAATACTTTTCATTTCGACCAAACCTGTAGTAAAAAAAGAAAAAGAACCGATATTGGATAGTCTGTCGGAAGGGCTCAAATTTGTTCTTAAAACTCCCGCATTGCTCGGGGCTCAATTACTCGATATGTTTTCAGTGTTATTTGGTGGCGCTGTTGCTTTATTGCCGGTTTATCAGAAAGAAATATTACATGTAAATGAAATGGGATTCGGTATTTTACGTTCCGCCCCAGGTTTGGGCGCATTGCTCACTTTTGGATTATTGGCTTTTCTGCCACTCCAAACGAATCCCGGAAAAAAATTATTTATGGCTGTCACCGGTTTTGCACTTTCCATTATTGTTTTTGGCCTATCAAAGAATTTCTACCTTTCCTTCTTTATGTTACTCCTCTCCGGAATGTTTGATGCGGTGAGTGTAGTCATCAGGAGCACTATATTACAACTGGTAACTCCAGATGAAATGCGGGGGCGTGTTGCTGCCGTAAATACTATGTTTGTGAGTTCTTCTAATGAACTGGGGGATTTCGAAAGTGGTGTTATGGCCCATTATCTGGGAACAGTACGTGCTGTAGTAGCTGGTGGCTGCCTTACATTAGGTGTTATTGCTATCACCTTTTTTAAAGCCCCTCAGTTGCGGAAATTTAAGTTTGAAGAGGAAGGCAAAGAAGTATAG
- a CDS encoding DnaJ C-terminal domain-containing protein has product MAYIDYYKILDLQKDATPEQIKKAYRKLARKYHPDLNPDDAEANKKFQQINEANEVLSDPEKRKKFDTYGENWEHADQFESQRAQSQQRNGQGNPFSGAEYSGEGDFSDFFSSMFGGQAGGGRRQAQYKGQDYQAELEVPLREVAKTHKHTLAVNGKNLRITVPAGIADGQTIKLKGHGAPGMNGGPSGDLYITFRVLEDNTFKRVNNDLYLAVELDLYTAVLGGEITVETLDGKVKLKIQPETQNNTKVRLKGKGLPVYKKEGAFGDLFVTYTIKIPTGLNDKQKELFQELSNL; this is encoded by the coding sequence ATGGCTTATATCGATTACTATAAAATTTTAGACCTACAAAAAGACGCCACTCCAGAGCAAATCAAAAAAGCCTATCGCAAACTGGCACGAAAATACCATCCCGATTTAAATCCGGATGATGCCGAAGCGAATAAAAAATTTCAGCAAATCAATGAGGCCAATGAAGTATTGAGTGATCCTGAAAAACGGAAGAAATTTGATACCTATGGTGAAAACTGGGAGCATGCAGACCAATTTGAGTCACAGCGAGCCCAATCCCAACAACGAAATGGTCAGGGAAATCCGTTTTCCGGAGCTGAGTATTCAGGAGAAGGCGATTTTTCCGATTTCTTCTCTTCGATGTTTGGCGGCCAGGCTGGCGGTGGAAGACGACAGGCACAATATAAAGGACAGGACTACCAGGCTGAACTTGAAGTACCGTTACGGGAAGTGGCCAAGACACATAAACACACCTTAGCTGTCAATGGTAAAAACCTCAGGATAACCGTTCCTGCCGGTATTGCAGACGGGCAGACCATTAAATTGAAAGGCCATGGTGCTCCTGGAATGAATGGAGGCCCCTCAGGCGATTTATATATCACCTTTAGGGTTCTGGAAGATAATACGTTTAAAAGGGTTAACAACGACCTCTATCTTGCTGTAGAACTGGATCTTTATACTGCTGTTCTTGGCGGTGAAATCACAGTTGAAACCCTTGATGGAAAAGTAAAACTAAAAATACAACCCGAAACTCAAAATAATACTAAAGTACGCCTCAAAGGAAAAGGGCTTCCGGTTTACAAAAAGGAAGGTGCTTTTGGCGATCTGTTTGTTACTTACACTATTAAGATACCAACAGGACTGAATGACAAGCAAAAGGAATTGTTTCAGGAATTATCAAATTTATAA
- a CDS encoding chaperone modulator CbpM produces MPTEYITVKTYCVHYNVTPDFILLLDEAGLIEIPEVDGEPSIALDYFPKLERYINLHYDLRINIEGIDVVTNLLDRVSTLQNEINSLKSRLKLYE; encoded by the coding sequence ATGCCAACAGAATATATAACAGTAAAAACCTATTGTGTACATTATAATGTGACACCTGATTTTATACTACTACTGGATGAAGCCGGACTGATTGAAATTCCTGAGGTCGATGGGGAGCCATCCATAGCATTGGATTACTTTCCGAAACTGGAACGGTATATCAACCTGCATTATGACCTTCGTATTAATATTGAAGGTATTGATGTTGTTACCAATCTTCTAGATCGCGTGTCAACACTCCAAAATGAAATTAACAGCTTGAAAAGCCGTCTGAAACTCTACGAATAA
- a CDS encoding NAD(P)/FAD-dependent oxidoreductase, with product MKLVIIGGGFAGVNLAKELANYKDIQITLVDKNNYNFFPPLIYQVATAFLEPSSISYPFRKLFHGKKNIQFRLGDLRSVNMAENKVILNNGELSYDYLVFATGAETNYFGMENVKKNAIPMKTLNDAIVMRNKMLQRMEKASICKDSKERRKLLNIVVAGGGPTGVELSGMFAEMRNGIVRKEYPELTTTIANIYLVDGQSAVLSPMSEKSQKNTYKALTDLGVIIKLNTQVKDYVDDTVYFSNGESIQTKNLIWTAGVGARTFEGIPEESYGRAKRMTVDAYNKLVNTTNVYSIGDTCIQNSDPKFPNGHPQVAQVAIQQGLNLAKNFKAMLQNKPLTPFLYKDKGSMAIIGKNKAVVDLPKPKMHFKGFFAWMIWLFIHLISLITFRNKIRTFINWMVAYLAKDQSLRMIIRPDKKIKVVPKEV from the coding sequence ATGAAACTAGTAATAATCGGTGGTGGTTTTGCAGGAGTCAATCTTGCAAAAGAGCTGGCAAACTATAAAGATATCCAAATTACCCTGGTGGATAAAAACAATTATAATTTTTTCCCTCCATTGATTTATCAGGTGGCTACTGCTTTCCTGGAACCTTCAAGCATCAGTTATCCGTTTCGTAAACTCTTTCATGGAAAAAAGAATATCCAGTTTCGACTCGGTGACCTTCGAAGCGTAAACATGGCTGAGAATAAAGTAATCCTGAATAATGGAGAGCTTTCTTATGATTACCTCGTTTTTGCCACGGGAGCAGAGACCAATTACTTTGGGATGGAAAACGTAAAGAAAAATGCGATCCCGATGAAAACGCTGAACGATGCAATTGTTATGCGTAACAAAATGCTGCAGCGCATGGAAAAAGCTTCTATTTGTAAAGACAGTAAAGAGCGCAGAAAATTATTGAATATTGTAGTTGCCGGTGGTGGACCAACAGGAGTGGAACTATCAGGGATGTTTGCAGAAATGCGTAACGGTATTGTACGAAAAGAATACCCGGAACTTACCACTACAATCGCAAATATCTACCTCGTTGATGGGCAGTCAGCAGTATTAAGCCCGATGAGCGAAAAGTCACAGAAAAACACTTATAAAGCTTTAACGGATCTCGGTGTAATTATCAAACTCAATACTCAGGTAAAAGATTATGTCGATGACACAGTCTATTTTTCAAATGGAGAGAGCATACAAACCAAAAATCTAATCTGGACGGCTGGAGTAGGAGCACGCACTTTTGAAGGAATCCCGGAGGAAAGTTATGGTCGTGCCAAAAGGATGACTGTAGATGCCTATAATAAACTGGTCAATACAACTAACGTATACTCTATCGGGGACACCTGTATCCAAAATAGCGATCCTAAATTTCCAAATGGGCATCCCCAGGTGGCACAAGTGGCTATCCAACAGGGACTCAATTTGGCAAAAAATTTCAAGGCAATGCTTCAGAATAAACCACTAACCCCTTTCCTTTATAAAGACAAGGGTTCAATGGCTATCATTGGAAAAAACAAAGCTGTGGTTGATCTCCCGAAACCAAAGATGCACTTCAAAGGCTTTTTTGCCTGGATGATCTGGTTGTTTATTCACCTGATATCTTTGATCACATTCCGCAATAAAATCAGGACGTTTATTAACTGGATGGTGGCTTATCTGGCCAAAGACCAATCCCTGCGAATGATTATCAGGCCGGATAAAAAGATTAAAGTTGTCCCTAAAGAAGTTTAG
- a CDS encoding DUF1572 family protein, translated as MIIDILKKIFLRDLTALRDEIAAYNSEESLWAIEKGISNAAGNLCLHIVGNLNTYIGAQLGNSGYIRNRELEFSAKDIPKADLILKVEATIAVVIATLDSMNDVQLDDEYPILVLENKTSTAYFMIHLTTHLAYHLGQINYHRRLVAF; from the coding sequence ATGATCATCGATATCCTAAAAAAAATATTCCTAAGAGATCTTACCGCATTAAGGGATGAAATTGCGGCCTATAATTCAGAAGAAAGTTTATGGGCCATTGAAAAAGGTATTTCTAATGCGGCAGGGAACCTTTGCCTGCATATTGTAGGCAACCTGAATACCTATATTGGAGCTCAGTTGGGAAACTCCGGTTACATTCGGAACCGGGAACTCGAGTTCAGTGCAAAAGATATTCCTAAAGCCGATCTAATCCTGAAAGTTGAAGCAACCATAGCAGTCGTAATTGCAACATTAGACAGCATGAACGATGTGCAACTCGACGATGAATATCCAATTTTGGTACTGGAAAACAAAACATCGACGGCCTATTTTATGATTCACCTGACGACGCATCTTGCTTATCATTTAGGACAAATCAATTACCATAGGCGCTTAGTCGCATTTTAA
- a CDS encoding alpha-xenorhabdolysin family binary toxin subunit A, whose translation MSKETKTISIGPGAIATPSEVNGPGFALAASEWYAIQTYVITAQSKEIMPHNSADFKAYLGSGAPSDMTPFNPLIKAYKDIYDHVKVWQDDTFPQSVSLASDVVAYAQQAPTYYNPILPLAQKLTTNPDDQPTKDKLKAILSVLTNSANGYQKKAVEVASKIKTFADETMSDKIVLVGTDGKTGLFKTYNDQYGATSADVVELNKQLVAQQLVLDSANAEYEHDVIVAATSPTYAWIFPFGTIAAAVVAGVYGKKATDALDRAHAATQKIKELNAKKQADAYLMMSLYTSQETGRNFV comes from the coding sequence ATGTCAAAAGAAACAAAAACAATCAGTATCGGACCAGGCGCAATTGCCACTCCATCAGAAGTAAATGGCCCGGGATTCGCATTAGCAGCCTCAGAATGGTATGCAATCCAAACGTATGTAATCACAGCACAAAGTAAAGAAATCATGCCGCATAACAGCGCTGATTTTAAAGCGTATCTGGGTAGTGGAGCACCCAGTGATATGACCCCATTTAATCCACTGATCAAAGCTTATAAAGATATTTATGATCACGTAAAAGTATGGCAGGATGATACTTTTCCACAAAGTGTTTCTTTGGCTTCAGATGTAGTGGCTTATGCACAACAGGCACCTACCTACTACAATCCAATTTTGCCACTCGCGCAAAAATTAACAACAAATCCTGACGATCAGCCTACGAAAGACAAACTTAAAGCTATTTTGAGTGTATTGACCAATAGCGCCAATGGCTATCAGAAAAAAGCAGTGGAAGTGGCTTCAAAAATAAAAACATTCGCTGACGAGACTATGTCGGATAAGATTGTATTAGTTGGTACAGACGGTAAAACAGGATTATTTAAAACCTATAATGACCAATATGGCGCTACAAGTGCTGACGTGGTAGAATTAAACAAACAACTTGTAGCACAACAATTAGTTCTGGATTCGGCAAATGCAGAATATGAACATGATGTTATAGTTGCTGCAACCTCTCCAACCTATGCCTGGATATTTCCTTTTGGAACTATTGCAGCTGCTGTTGTAGCTGGAGTTTATGGAAAAAAAGCTACAGATGCATTAGACAGGGCACATGCCGCTACACAAAAAATTAAAGAACTAAATGCTAAAAAACAAGCAGATGCTTATTTGATGATGTCATTATATACTTCACAAGAGACTGGTCGAAATTTTGTGTAA
- a CDS encoding DoxX family protein, with amino-acid sequence MQKKVTSYSILILSTALGLFFIYKGLNKHFLSPCKTYGSDSPLPEDYKNLMTALCSSGFTKVVGFIEILSGILLLIPRTRILGVLFLTPVIVTIFLFHLLIDNRPHELIETGIPLVLTLTILVWGYTKWKGILDK; translated from the coding sequence ATGCAAAAAAAAGTCACCTCGTATTCCATTCTGATTCTTAGTACAGCACTTGGATTATTTTTTATTTATAAAGGACTTAATAAACATTTTCTCTCCCCTTGTAAAACCTATGGATCTGATAGTCCTTTACCCGAAGATTACAAAAATCTGATGACGGCATTATGCAGTTCCGGATTTACCAAAGTTGTAGGTTTTATCGAAATACTTTCCGGTATATTGTTGCTCATTCCGCGAACGAGAATTTTAGGTGTACTCTTTTTAACGCCGGTTATTGTAACCATTTTCCTCTTTCACCTGCTTATTGACAACCGCCCACATGAACTTATAGAAACCGGAATTCCTTTAGTATTGACATTGACTATCCTGGTTTGGGGGTATACCAAATGGAAAGGAATTCTGGATAAATAA
- a CDS encoding autotransporter outer membrane beta-barrel domain-containing protein yields the protein MGQTKNDSVSSFQKMKEAIKLELKEELKAELKKDFIKENKSLVDWSKFTLSGYGVVNYYHYGRYDTDLNIKDKFDAERLNLYLGYNFNDWISFKSEIEFEHGGTGSTIELDTQEEFGEYEQEIESGGEVKIEQIHINFAIRPYLNVRVGRMKIHFGLAQDLDRPISYFTTHRQEMENEILPLGWYENGVQIHGIFWKRLKYEVSITNGLDASGFSSRGWIKDGYQTRFEMANGNSLAFTGRLDYKFGKNKYTYVGMSAYLNDAAANRPKNDMSESAYVTILEGHITYDEDYLRFNSVILWGNLENSNIVSRKNSSLSNNLGVKRTPVGKNTLGFSFEGGYEILHFINTTAKQKIYPFIRYDYYDTMHEVEGNVIRKPRWERSALMGGINWFVHPQIVLKAHYQNRRLGSDNYDPVTSLYTGRKQEENTLSAGIGFSF from the coding sequence ATGGGCCAAACTAAAAACGACTCCGTGTCGTCGTTTCAAAAAATGAAAGAAGCGATCAAGCTTGAGTTGAAAGAAGAGCTAAAAGCGGAACTGAAGAAAGATTTTATAAAAGAAAACAAAAGCCTTGTGGATTGGAGCAAATTTACACTCAGTGGTTACGGAGTGGTAAATTATTACCACTATGGGCGGTATGATACCGATCTCAATATCAAAGACAAATTTGATGCAGAACGCCTCAATCTCTATTTGGGATATAATTTTAATGATTGGATCAGTTTCAAATCGGAAATTGAATTTGAGCATGGGGGAACCGGTTCTACGATTGAATTGGATACGCAGGAAGAATTTGGTGAATACGAACAGGAAATTGAATCCGGGGGCGAAGTAAAAATTGAGCAAATCCATATCAATTTCGCCATACGTCCGTATCTGAATGTACGTGTAGGGCGTATGAAGATACATTTTGGCCTGGCACAGGATTTAGATCGCCCTATTTCTTACTTTACTACCCACCGACAGGAAATGGAAAACGAAATACTGCCGTTGGGATGGTATGAAAACGGAGTACAGATCCATGGTATTTTCTGGAAACGGTTAAAGTATGAAGTCTCTATTACCAATGGACTGGATGCTTCAGGCTTTAGCTCACGAGGCTGGATCAAAGATGGTTATCAAACCCGTTTTGAAATGGCTAATGGAAATTCTTTAGCTTTTACAGGACGACTGGATTATAAATTTGGCAAAAATAAATATACGTATGTCGGAATGTCGGCTTACCTAAATGATGCCGCAGCCAACCGCCCTAAAAACGATATGTCCGAATCAGCCTATGTGACCATTCTCGAAGGACATATCACTTATGATGAAGATTACCTGCGTTTTAATTCAGTAATCCTTTGGGGTAATCTTGAGAATTCTAATATCGTTTCCCGTAAAAATTCCTCCCTTTCCAATAACCTGGGCGTAAAAAGAACTCCCGTAGGTAAAAATACCCTGGGCTTTTCTTTTGAAGGCGGTTACGAAATATTGCATTTTATCAATACCACGGCCAAACAGAAAATTTATCCTTTTATCCGATACGATTACTACGACACCATGCACGAAGTGGAAGGCAACGTGATTCGTAAGCCACGATGGGAGCGTAGTGCACTTATGGGAGGGATTAACTGGTTCGTACATCCGCAAATTGTATTAAAAGCACACTATCAAAACAGAAGATTAGGATCTGATAACTATGATCCAGTGACTTCGTTGTATACCGGAAGAAAGCAGGAAGAGAATACACTTTCTGCCGGAATCGGATTTTCATTCTAA
- a CDS encoding imelysin family protein: protein MNKQILNLGALIVASLFFANCSNNDDSTYVDPNANLFTEVLNNVPTNVITDTYKQLNEKAMALKNAINTLAITPDEANLAAVKAAWQATRSPWEQSESFLYGPVGIEEVVDPAIDSWPVDVAAINTIISNSAPITAASLETNDDARGFHTIEYFVWGINGNKAATALTARELEFLKAAADDLQRNTQKLYDAWKTSGSNAGSFANQFINAGQSGSQYVSQKAALAEIVEGLFGIADEVASGKIETPLNGNAGAAKPEAEESRFSNNSKLDFANNIRSIQNVYTGDFDDTSGKGISDIVILTNPTLDAIIKAKITAAIEAIEAIPGTFTQAISNNRAQVQNAQQKVDELKIALESQLFPFINNL, encoded by the coding sequence ATGAACAAACAAATTTTAAATTTAGGAGCACTCATAGTAGCTTCCCTGTTTTTTGCCAATTGTAGCAATAACGATGATAGTACGTATGTAGATCCTAATGCAAACCTGTTTACGGAAGTACTGAACAATGTTCCTACAAACGTAATCACCGATACCTACAAGCAGCTGAATGAAAAAGCGATGGCCTTAAAAAATGCCATCAATACATTAGCTATTACACCAGATGAGGCTAATCTTGCTGCTGTTAAAGCAGCCTGGCAAGCTACCAGGTCACCGTGGGAACAGTCTGAAAGTTTCCTGTATGGTCCTGTGGGCATTGAAGAAGTAGTGGATCCGGCGATTGATTCCTGGCCGGTAGATGTTGCTGCTATTAATACGATTATATCAAATAGCGCCCCAATCACGGCTGCTTCCTTAGAAACAAATGATGATGCAAGAGGATTCCACACAATTGAATATTTTGTATGGGGTATCAACGGTAACAAAGCGGCTACAGCACTCACCGCAAGAGAACTGGAATTCCTGAAAGCGGCAGCTGATGATTTACAGCGAAATACACAAAAATTGTATGATGCCTGGAAGACTTCAGGAAGCAATGCGGGTAGTTTTGCCAATCAGTTCATCAATGCAGGCCAATCCGGCAGTCAGTATGTTTCTCAAAAAGCAGCATTGGCAGAGATCGTGGAAGGTTTGTTTGGTATTGCTGATGAAGTGGCATCCGGAAAAATCGAAACTCCATTGAATGGTAATGCTGGTGCTGCAAAACCAGAAGCAGAAGAATCCCGTTTTAGCAATAATTCCAAATTGGATTTTGCAAATAATATCCGAAGCATACAGAATGTATATACGGGTGATTTTGATGATACTTCAGGTAAAGGTATTTCGGATATTGTTATTCTGACCAATCCAACCCTGGATGCTATCATTAAAGCTAAAATAACGGCTGCTATTGAGGCTATTGAAGCGATTCCCGGTACTTTTACCCAGGCGATTAGTAACAACAGGGCACAGGTACAAAATGCACAACAAAAAGTAGATGAATTGAAAATTGCATTGGAGAGTCAATTATTCCCTTTCATTAACAACCTATAA
- a CDS encoding di-heme oxidoredictase family protein: MEIVKKGMVYAIIGMLIASCQNDDAAEYETLPDLSERLYAGGQTTTFSATSNAFGYPAPNLSAAELQKHLAGDLQFVATFITAPAPVNPGLGPLFNNVSCIACHPKDGRAAHPSTINSRNGLLVRVSIPGMDEHGGPLAVPGFGLQIQNHALAGYLPEADYQVTYIQKTETLADGTVITLRKPIISLTNPYISLPPGVMLSARLGPPVFGLGLLEAIPEADIIAYIDPNDWNGDGISGKANYVWDSYLHQTILGRFGWKANTGTIHMQCASAYLEDMGITSSVFPQETGHNQPNGNDGQNDDPELSDEIMEQIVMYSSTLAVPAPRGITNSNVREGAQIFEQLDCAKCHVPRQRTGYSPISALAFQTFYPYTDLLLHDMGPDLADQRPDYLADGSEWKTRPLWGLGLTQLVNGHTDLLHDGRARNTTEAILWHGGEAQNAKEKFKQLPTARREALLAFLNSL, from the coding sequence ATGGAAATAGTTAAGAAAGGGATGGTATACGCGATCATAGGCATGCTAATAGCTTCCTGCCAAAATGATGACGCAGCGGAGTATGAAACACTTCCGGATCTCTCGGAGCGCTTATATGCCGGTGGGCAAACCACTACTTTTTCTGCTACCAGCAATGCTTTTGGATATCCTGCACCCAATCTTTCTGCAGCAGAACTTCAAAAACACCTGGCGGGCGATCTTCAGTTTGTAGCTACTTTTATCACAGCTCCGGCACCTGTAAATCCGGGATTGGGACCTTTATTTAATAATGTCTCCTGTATTGCATGCCATCCCAAAGACGGCAGGGCAGCGCATCCATCCACTATCAATTCCAGAAACGGGTTGTTGGTTCGTGTGAGTATTCCGGGTATGGATGAACATGGTGGTCCTTTGGCTGTTCCTGGTTTTGGGTTACAGATCCAAAACCATGCACTCGCAGGTTACTTGCCCGAAGCAGATTATCAGGTGACCTATATTCAGAAAACAGAAACGCTTGCTGATGGAACCGTAATCACCCTTCGCAAACCCATTATTAGCCTTACCAATCCGTATATCAGCCTACCACCGGGTGTGATGCTTTCTGCCCGGCTTGGCCCACCGGTATTTGGCTTGGGACTTTTGGAAGCCATCCCGGAAGCTGATATTATTGCGTATATCGATCCAAATGATTGGAATGGTGATGGCATTTCAGGTAAAGCCAATTATGTGTGGGATAGTTATTTGCATCAAACGATTTTAGGCCGTTTTGGATGGAAAGCCAATACAGGAACCATTCACATGCAATGTGCGTCAGCCTATTTGGAAGATATGGGAATTACGAGTAGTGTTTTTCCGCAGGAAACCGGCCATAACCAGCCGAATGGGAATGACGGGCAAAATGACGATCCTGAACTATCTGATGAAATAATGGAGCAAATAGTAATGTATTCCAGCACTTTAGCAGTTCCAGCACCAAGAGGAATTACTAATTCAAATGTTAGGGAAGGGGCTCAGATCTTTGAACAGCTTGATTGTGCCAAATGCCATGTTCCGAGACAACGGACAGGCTATAGCCCAATTTCAGCACTGGCATTCCAGACCTTTTATCCCTACACCGATCTGTTATTACACGACATGGGACCAGATCTGGCAGATCAACGCCCGGATTATTTAGCCGATGGAAGCGAATGGAAAACCAGGCCACTCTGGGGTCTCGGGCTCACACAACTGGTTAATGGACATACCGATTTGCTGCATGACGGCAGGGCCAGGAATACTACCGAAGCCATATTATGGCATGGTGGAGAAGCCCAAAATGCAAAAGAAAAATTCAAACAGTTGCCTACAGCCCGACGGGAAGCCTTATTGGCCTTCCTGAATTCATTATAA